One part of the Ursus arctos isolate Adak ecotype North America unplaced genomic scaffold, UrsArc2.0 scaffold_14, whole genome shotgun sequence genome encodes these proteins:
- the MLLT1 gene encoding protein ENL isoform X3, protein MRRAFLAAPAPAAPWSSVVPRPSFRHLSRDQVMVMPEGAETVSRPSPDYPMLPTIPLSAFSDPKKTKPSHGSKDASRESSKACKTHKTAKEHRERPRKDSEGKAPSKEPEREQARSAKDATRKLGEGRPPKEEKAPPAKAAFKEPKMALKETKLESMSPKGGPPPPPPPKSSSKRPAAADSPKPSAKKQKKSSSKGSRSAPSTSPRTSSSSFSDKKPVKDKGSAKGEKVKAESEPREIKKPPEVEESNSEDEASFKTESAQSSPSNSSSSSDSSSDSDFEPSQNHSQGPLRSMVEDLQSEESDEDDSSSGEEASGKTTAGRDSRLSFSDSESDNSADSCLPSREPPPSKKPPPPNSKASGRRSPESCSKPEKILKRGTYDKAYTDELVELHRRLMALRERNVLQQIVNLIEETGHFNVTNTTFDFDLFSLDETTVRKLQSYLEAVAT, encoded by the exons ATGAGACGGGCCTTCCTTGCTGCCCCTGCACCGGCAGCCCCCTGGAGCTCTGTGGTTCCTCGCCCGAGCTTCAGGCACCTCAGCAGGGACCAG GTGATGGTAATGCCCGAAGGAGCAGAAACGGTGTCCAGGCCCAGCCCCGACTACCCCATGTTACCCACAATTCCACTCTCTGCCTTCTCTGACCCCAAGAAGACCAAACCGTCCCACGGCTCCAAG GACgccagcagggagagcagcaaggCCTGTAAGACCCACAAGACGGCCAAGGAGCACCGGGAGCGGCCGCGTAAGGACTCCGAGGGCAAGGCCCCGTCCAAGGAGCCAGAGCGCGAGCAGGCCAGGAGTGCCAAGGACGCCACGCGGAAGCTAGGCGAAGGCCGGCCGCCCAAGGAAGAGAAGGCCCCACCGGCCAAGGCCGCATTCAAGGAGCCCAAGATGGCTCTGAAGGAGACCAAACTGGAGAGCATGTCCCCCAAGGGggggcccccgcccccacccccacccaagtcTTCCAGCAAGCGGCCGGCCGCCGCTGACTCACCCAAGCCCAGCGCCAAAAAGCAGAAGAAGAGCAGCTCTAAGGGGTCCAGGAGTGCCCCCAGCACCTCGCCCCGTACCTCGTCTTCCTCCTTCTCGGACAAAAAGCCAGTCAAGGACAAGGGCAGCGCCAAAGGGGAGAAGGTCAAGGCTGAGAGTGAGCCCAGGGAGATCAAAAAGCCCCCGGAGGTGGAGGAGTCCAACTCGGAGGACGAGGCCTCCTTCAAGACAGAG TCTGCCCAGTCGAGCCCATCCaactccagctccagctccgACTCCAGTTCGGATTCGGACTTCGAGCCTTCCCAGAACCACAGTCAAG gacccCTGCGCTCCATGGTGGAGGACCTGCAGTCCGAGGAATCCGACGAGGACGACTCTTCATCAGGCGAGGAGGCCTCTGGCAAGACCACTGCTGGCAGGGACTCCAG GTTGAGCTTCAGTGATAGCGAGAGTGACAACAGCGCCGACTCCTGCCTGCCCAGCCGAGAGCCCCCTCCCTCCAAGAAACCACCCCCACCCAACAGCAAG GCATCTGGCCGGAGGAGCCCGGAGTCCTGCAGCAAGCCCGAGAAGATCCTCAAGAGGGGCACCTACGACAAG GCCTACACGGATGAGCTGGTGGAGCTGCACCGGAGGCTGATGGCCCTGCGGGAGCGCAACGTGCTGCAACAG ATCGTCAACCTGATTGAGGAGACCGGCCACTTCAACGTCACCAACACCACCTTCGACTTCGATCTCTTCTCCCTGGACGAGACCACCGTGCGTAAGCTGCAGAGCTACCTGGAGGCCGTGGCCACATGA